In Ignavibacteriales bacterium, the sequence CAAAGCTTTCCGACCAGCGGGTCCCGTACAAGTGTCCCCTTATATGGTACCGGTTCCATATTATCATCGTACCCGGAGCGAAGTACAATTTCCGAGAATGAAGTGACAGGATTATCGGGGATCAGCGGATATACCAACCTCTCATTGCCGTACCCTTTTCGAAAGTATGTACGAAACGATTTTTTATGGTAATCCGTAGGACCGGTATTGCCCTGAATCCGCAATCCCAATGGAATATGAAATGCAAGAGATTGATTCTCGAAATATTCCATCTCACCGTACCGCTCCCATGCACGGCCATCCTTGTCATTCACATAAATACCAGTCGCAGGATCGTACAAATTCTTAGGATCGGTCATCAGAGCAAGAACCGGCAAATCGTGATGTGCAACAAAGAATGCTTTAGTCGTTATTTGACTTGGCAGTGTACCTGATTTGAATGATCGAGCTTTGAATATTGAAGTCTGAGTTATCTCCACTGGTATTGTGTACTGAGTTGAAGCTCCCGTAGGATCAGAACCATCGAGCGTAAAGCGGATAGTGTCCCCAATCGCAGCAGGTTGAACTGTAACAGTAAGACTCTGGTAGAAACCCGCTGTTTGATCTATTGTTGGTGGTAAAACGAATGTCTTATAACCCGGTTTATTTGTCCTCCCAGGAGTAAAGTCCGTTATGAACATCCACTGCCCACTGCCATCAGGAGAACGACCGTAAGAAATGTCTCTGAACTGTGACTCATAAGAAATGCTATCAAGAATTGTCGTGTTATCTGTGCCGAGTAATACAATCTGCCCTCTGGCACCAGACAATTTGAAACTTAGGTGATTTGCTCCAAGTCCAGGAAGTTCGTCTGCATACAAGACCAAATATCCATACGCAGGGATAGTCGTCTTCGTCTGTTGCCCGGACGGAATTTGCCAATGATTGTTACTTCCAAGATTGTCAGTTAAATAAAAACCGGCAATATCTATCGACGATGCACTGGAATTATATATTTCGATCCAATCCTCGTAATCTCCATTTGTATTTTCATAGGCAAGTATATTAGAAGCCATGAATTCATTGATGTACAGACTGGAATGCTGTGCAAAACTATTGCAATGAACCGTAAGCATCATTCCGATAAAAAAGAATAATCTTAAATTATACATTCGAAGCGTCCTTATATCTTCCCTTAATTATTTATCTCACAAGAATCATTTGTTTTGTCTGTGCAGATTTGCCGGCAGTTAATTTATAGAAATAGATTCCACTCGGCAATGAAGCAGCATTGAACTCGACGGAATAATACCCTGCTTTTTTTGTTTCATGGACCAACGTGGTCACCTCTCGTCCGAGGATATCATATACCAGCAACGTAACATTGCTCATCTGAGGCAGCTGGTATTTGATCATTGTTGAAGGATTAAACGGATTCGGATAGTTTTGGAATAATGCGAAGTCTTCAGGTTTGCTGCTCATGTGTTGTACATCAGTTGTTAATTGCACGTCTGTTGGTGCAAGGACAATTTCAGTCGTTCCTCCAGCAGGGTTTACGGTGTTTACACCACTCGGCCAGATACCATCTGCATCGGTTGCAGCAGCAATGATAGAACCTGTCAATAGAGAACGCTGCTCAATTCGTCGGACACCATTCGCCAGCGCATTTGGCAGGACAACTCCAAAGGCACCATTTACACCATTTACGTTGGAACCGTAAAAAGACGCATAGCTTTTAGCGGTCGTATTGTCTGTTCCATCGCTCTCCACAAATGACCCAGAAATGGGGCGACCGGTGCCGGTTGTATTGTCATACGTAAAGATAAAATCCTTTGGACTTGCAGAACTTGTGCCTCGGAGACACGTTCCGGTGCTGTCACTGACGGCAGGATCAAGTTTTACTACCCGTACTGAGTCGGTGGTCGTAATTCGTGTCACTGCTGTTGATCCAGCAGCGCCATCATTCAGAATGATACGCATAAAAATGTACTTCCCAGGCACAAACTTACCGCTTCCAGTGGGTTCAATAATAAACCATCCTTCATATGCACCTGTACCATCTGTTGTGAGTGAATCGTAGGTTCCTGCTGTTTTAAGACCTGGATTTGTTGTTCTAACAAAACTACCTGTCTTCGAAGCAAAAATACAGTTTCCTGCACCATTTGCGGTAGCTGCATCTGTCGAAATGACGACTTGATTGTAATAGCGATATATGGCATTTGCCGATAATCCGGATAATCTCGCTCGATACGCGAACGGAATGCGGTTAGCGTTCGTTCCGGTGTTTCCCTGAATGTATTGCGGAAGGACAATGCTTGTAAGTGATTGAGCAATGAGAGAAGTATGAATGAGCATGCTCAGAAATAAAATCCATAACCATTTCTTCATAATTTTTCCGACAGAGATAGTATCAAGAACCATCGACAATTATTTGAACACAGAAAACGAATAATGTGAAACAAGAGCGCACTATTTTACTATCACGAGTTTTTTCGTATCGATGAAAGAACCGATCTGCCCACCAGATTTTTCGTGAGCTTGTAAACGATAAAAATAAACCCCGCTTGAATATTTTGTTGCATCCCATTCAATTGAATGACTTCCGGCAGATTGTTCTTGATTTACCAGCACGGCAACTTCCCGCCCGAGCAAATCGCACACGGTGATCCTGACAGAACTGTTTGCCATCAGCTGATAACCGATCGTTGTTGTTGGATTAAATGGATTCGGAAAATTTTGATTGAGTTGAAATTTACCAGGCGGCCGGCTTGATGCATCCTCTATACCAGTGACTATATCATCTCTCCCCGGTGATCCATGAATGTATAAAGAAGCTCTCCAATAATCAGCTGAATCAGGGTTTCCAAAACCGTTAATATTTTTAGCCACTATCGAATACCCGCTGCCATCCGCCGCATCAGGCCAGGGCGCTTTATCGTTGTAACGAACAGTGAAAAGTGTATCGCCTGCCACGTCGACCAACGTCAGACGCTCTCCGCTATTATCTAACTGTTGGTTATATTCACCGGTGGGAGCGAATCCATATCGCTTCTGGAACATACCGGCGTTCGAAGCCAGTACAATGAAGTTGTTCGGTAAAAGTACGGGCCCATTGGGGAAAGTGTATTCAATGCCTTGTACAAAGTGTGCACCTGCAAGGGATAGAGATGTTGATCCAATATTTTTCAATTCAATAAATTCAAACTCGGTACTACTGATATCTCCTTCAGCGAGCGGATTATAATGAATTTCTGTGATTCTTACTCCACTCAAAGCCTCTCCGGTGTTGAGTAAAATTTCATGTAAAGCACTCCATGTAGTGCCATTTTTCACGCGAGCCTTTATTACCATATTAAAATTGATTGACAATTCAATTTCGTCTCCCGCATCTGTAGCCGACGGACTTGGAGATCCTCCTATGGCGCGCGGATCGGTACCATCGAGTGTGTAGAAAATGGAGCCTACCTGAGATGAATTGTTGTTCACTAAGCGGACTTTGCCACCTGCATGAAGAGCCAAAATGTTATCCTGTATTTCTAGAGTACCAGACATGAACACTGGCGGATCAATTGATGGATAGAGGATGTCGTTCTTAAGCTGTTGAAGAACGACCCCTGTGCGAGTTGGGAAATAAGAATTCATGAGCCATGATACCGCCGGTACCCAATCATCATCTTTGGTGCGCGCAGGATGCACTTTTGTATCTCCCCAACGTGCAGATTCTGCGATCACCGCCGTATCGATCTCACTGCTCCGTGCAGCCATTCGCTGCTGAGAGGCCAGCGGCGTCAGTGCCCCGTGATTGAAAAAATGACGATAGATATGGTCTGAGAATAACACTTGATACTCGATGTTTTTGGAAAGTTTTTCATGGAGAAACTGCGGGTTGAAATACGTTTGGTCGATACTCGTACCGAAATACGGTCCTGTGCGGTCAAGTCCATAATCACTGTTCTCGCTGTATCGTTGATCCATCAAAGTATGTTCCGCATCGTGTATAAAAAACAGAAACCCGTTACGGCCAAGCCGGTCATATATACCGTAAAAGTTATTCGGTCGCTGATTACCCATAAACGCGCTTAATGGTGCATCGAAATTTCCGGTGTAATAAATTATGAGCAAGTAGTCTATCAAATTATCTATGTTAGCAAGAACAGGATAATTGATATTCACCGAACCATCCATGTTCCTTCCTTGCACTTTAAAATATGCCTCGTTTGATACGAACCCCGAACTCGAAGCCGACCAAAGCTGATTATAGATATCGAGAGTTCCATCCGTTGCTTCAATACTATATCCATTATTCATGTCCACTTTTACCACATCATAACCGCTCTTATCACCACCGAAATACGATTCCGCATACGATGCTTCTGATCTTTCTTGAGTCTGATACAAACCCCAATACATACCATTAAGATAAAGATGATATTGACGGCTTCGTGTGTACGGCTGTCCCATGTCGCGCTGGCAGTCGCGGGAAAACAAATCCCTTGTAAAAATAGCAATATGGCTGCCTTGATAACTCCAGGAATAATTCTGTGCCGTTCTGAGATCCACGCAATCAAACTTTGACACTCCTTCATCTCCGAACAGCGGATATTCCAAATTCCCTTTGCCGTATTCTTTCCGGAAGAAGAACCGGAAGGCATGCTTGGGCTGTGCACCGATTCGGCTGTACCCGCCCCGCAGACGCAATCCGCAGCTTATTTGAAAACCAGGTTCTTTTTTATGTGGATCAATCAGTTCGACAGAAGCTGGACGCTCCCACTCAATGCCCCTCCCTGTTGGGTGATTATAAATCCCAGTACTTGCATCGAAAAGATTTCCAATATCGGTATTGATACAAATCGTCGGAATCTGTAACAATGCGTCATCGATCAAATAATTATAGGCCCCGGAATTCACTATATCAGGGTCCATTTCGTAATCCACAGGTGTCGTGCCAAATGATGTTTGAGGCCATGCACCGCCCGGATTTGCCTGATTCCTTACCTGGTCAATAAAAATATAGGTTTGAGATCCAACGTTCGTTACCGGAACCCCATTGATCGTGGCATATGCACGCACAACAACCGCTGGCGTAGATGTTCGATTTTGCGTAAGAGCCGGATCGATTCGAATCGTTGCCGGTGAGGCTATTTCAATCGCGCCCGTATCTTCTCGCGGATCAGATCCGTTTAATGTATAGCGGATAACCGATCCTATAGAATCACTTGATATCGTAAGATCAAAGGGCGACGTAAAGAATCCATGTTCTGCAGAATAATGCGGCATATCTGGAAGTTCCCCGTAATCGATTTCTTCCTTAAATTGGAAGTACGAAATATTATAACCTGCATTATCAACAGTAAGCTTCATGACTTGTAGGCCGGAGTCAAGTTGAATATGCGGAATTTCAACCAATACCCATTGTTGCCACCCCCCTGTGTTCGGCACAGTCTGAATACCTGTTACATCCTTATCATTGAATGAGATGTGGCCGGTACCTCCGGTTAAAGCCGAAGCCAACTGGATTCGCAGAGTGTAATTTCCCGCCTTTGTAACAGAGACCGTATACTCAATCCACTCCCCCGTACTCATCCAACCAACGCTGTACCCACCTGCAGAACAAGTCTCAACATCAACACCCTCGCTCAATCGGAATTGTCCCCCTTGATTCGCCGTGTCAAGATCGTGATACGCTATTCCTTCACCCCCCAGATCATATTCCTCAGCTTCAATTATTCCCGGAATAGAGTGCGGAGTTCCACCATACGGTGCTTGCTGCGCGAAAAGGCTCGGAATCCATAAAACGAAAGAGAAAATATAAAATCGGATCATCAGGTGCGCTTCCTTTCCGTTTTTAAAACCACTTTTGAAGAGTTATTCCACAAATGTTAAATATAATCATAGAAGCATATTATTCAGAAGTCTTACTATTTATTTTACGAGCGCCATCTTCTTTAGCTGTACTTCATCGTCTGCTTGCAACTTGTATATATAAATACCGCTCGTTACATCCCTGCCAGAAAATATAACTTGATGATCTCCGGCAGTTTGAACACCATGTACAAGAACCCCTACTTCCCGACCCAATACATCAAACACTGAAAGACGGACAGGACCGCTTCTCTTTAATGCATAAGCAATCTTTGTGCTTGGGTTGAATGGATTTGGATAATTCTGGTTTAAGAAAAATATTGCCGGGTTTGGGTTAACATTAAGGATATTTACGCCTGTGCTGCCGCCAGTGGTTGTAATAAGCGTATCGATCATAGCTTTTATGATATCAGGATATACCTGAGCTCCTGTCGAACGGTCAAAAATACCCTCACCGGTATCACCGGTATACCCATTATCCCAATAAATAGGTACTAAACCATGCCTATCAAGAGACCGTGTAATATATTCCATATAATAGAGACGATATCTTGCGTGTTCAGCATTGAGAGCATCGCTTCCTAGAGTTAAACGGGCCATAGGACCATACTCGCCCAATATTACAGCATAGCCCTTATCGATAAACTTGGTTTTCATTTTCTGGAACTGACCATCAGCGTATGATTCATTTGCCCATGTCTCGGTTTTACTAGGGTCGGTGGCATTCTTCCCCCACTGAGTAATTGTACTACTAGTGTTTAATGTAAAATCATATGGATCGTAATAATGAACTTCTACCATTAACCTGTTTGGTGTTACATCCGTAGGTATTGCAAAATAATTATAAGTATAATCAATATTTGTATTATAGCCTTGTACAGCTAAATAACGATATACATTACACCCACCCGTTGAACGTACTGTAGTGACAAAGGTCTGGTTAAAACTATTTTGAACGGTATAGTTCTCAACTGTTGGTCCTGAATAGACGTCTGTAATATGGATTTCATTCATGCCTGCGAACAGGAGATGACCACCATAATCACGAAAACGGATCGCAATCTGACGCCACATAGCTGCTAAACGATCATTTACGTATGCTTGCTGTGCATACGTCGGCTGTATCCAACCGCCGTCATAGTGTTCATTAATAATTGCGAACATACCGTCGTCTAACACATAGCTGACAACCTGTTCAACACGGTCCAACCACGCTGGATCAATTGTAAATGTCGATGCATCAGAAAAATGGCTGCTCCACGCAACAGGAATACGGACTGAATGAAACCCAGCCGCTTTTATTGAATCGATGAGGCTTTGAGATATCATAGGATTTCCCCATGATGTTTCGCCGCCTATAGCATCTAATGAATTACCAACATTCCATCCCGGAATCATCGCTTTAGCCAATTCAACAGAGGTCAAAGTACCCATCCCTGTTGTGTCAGCTGCAATACTATCAGCCGACAGCTTGGAGAGTTTACCAACATGTGTAATACCTCCGGTCTGGCCGAATAAAGGGAGAGTTAAAACTGGAACGATAAAACACATATTCATTAAGTACCGAATTTTCATTTTCAGACTCCTCTGGATAAGAACTTTAACTAAACTATTCTACAGTTAATTTCACTTTGAGTCAATGCTGATCATCACCTAACTTTTGAGTGACAATGTTTTTAGTAAACCATATTGAGGATTTTATATATGGAAAGATATGTTCATTTCAAATCTGAATAACCAGACAAAGAACAAAAAGGTCGGTTTAAGAGAAGCTGAACCGACCCTTTTAATTCAGAATATTTTTCAGAATCATTTATCATTTTAAATCATCATAAGTTTCCTTCGCCTCATTGGAATGATTCAATATTCTCTCAATAATTTGGCGCTCCGGATGTTCCTACATCAACCTTATAGACAATCCAATTTACTGCTGGGGTCACGTTTCCACTTATCATATAGAGTTTATCTCCAAAGCAAAACTGTTTGCAATAGGGCGGCAGAATAGCTTTGTAAAGAATATCCACTTGATTAGGTGATATTGGTGTACTCGTTGCATCAACAATCAGGATTGAATACTGTGAATTTGTTCCAATGTACATCTTACTTCCATCTGCAGAAAAGGAAAATGCCTTTAATGGAATGGGACCGAATGCAGTATTAGTTAAGTCGAGTACTAATTCCGGGCTGCCTATCTTACTTGAATCAGTAATCGAATGGCGATATATTGCCTTTCTAGTCGCAGCATAAACATATCCGTTGAACACGCGCATACTTAAAACCGAATCAGTTGCATAATAGCCGTCATCTCTTCTTGATCGATTCGGACGTATTACTTGAATACCACTTTTTCGACCGGCTGTGTATAAATAACCGTTGGCGTCAAAGTCACCGCAAATAACATTTTTAACAGGAGCAAAAGTGTACCAAGTAGAATCTATTCCCGTTTGTAAGTCCACCATATGAATTTCTTTTGTGTTTGGGAAGATACTGTTTAGGTAATAGAGTTTTCCGTCAGTGCCAATTATTGCATCCGACGGCTCTTTCGTTGCAGTTCCTACTATCGTTTTTCCACCAGCCGGTGTTATTTTAAACACGCTAAAAGGAGTTGTCCCTTTCAATACGTACACGTTTTCATCTTTATCAACGGCAATAGCATTTATTTGAAAATTATCATTAAAAGAACCGAATCGTTGCATCACCGGATCAATTTTGTAAGGATCAGATTTTGCAGCAACTAATGCCGCATCCGAAACTATTTTTATTCTAATCGAATCACCGGACAAATTTGGTCTTAGCATTTTTATTGCAGTTGGTGTACATTCGATAATATTTGCAGCTATATTGTCAAAATAGACGCCCTTATAGATGTTCGTTGTATCTCCATTTAAAAGATGAATGACTGTTGTATCTAGTGCGCCTTTGAATCCGGTTCCATGGATCGTAATGAAATTCACACCAGGGGCTGCCTCCTGCGCTGGATCGATGCTCGTAATAGTAACCTCTGTGGATGCCACTGGAGGACTATCCCACAAAGGCTCGGCAACATCATACTTACATCCGCTAGCCATCGCCAGTAAGAGTGATGCTATAACAGTTGTTCGTATATAAAAGATATTCATATT encodes:
- a CDS encoding cellulase family glycosylhydrolase, whose protein sequence is MKIRYLMNMCFIVPVLTLPLFGQTGGITHVGKLSKLSADSIAADTTGMGTLTSVELAKAMIPGWNVGNSLDAIGGETSWGNPMISQSLIDSIKAAGFHSVRIPVAWSSHFSDASTFTIDPAWLDRVEQVVSYVLDDGMFAIINEHYDGGWIQPTYAQQAYVNDRLAAMWRQIAIRFRDYGGHLLFAGMNEIHITDVYSGPTVENYTVQNSFNQTFVTTVRSTGGCNVYRYLAVQGYNTNIDYTYNYFAIPTDVTPNRLMVEVHYYDPYDFTLNTSSTITQWGKNATDPSKTETWANESYADGQFQKMKTKFIDKGYAVILGEYGPMARLTLGSDALNAEHARYRLYYMEYITRSLDRHGLVPIYWDNGYTGDTGEGIFDRSTGAQVYPDIIKAMIDTLITTTGGSTGVNILNVNPNPAIFFLNQNYPNPFNPSTKIAYALKRSGPVRLSVFDVLGREVGVLVHGVQTAGDHQVIFSGRDVTSGIYIYKLQADDEVQLKKMALVK
- a CDS encoding T9SS type A sorting domain-containing protein; protein product: MKKWLWILFLSMLIHTSLIAQSLTSIVLPQYIQGNTGTNANRIPFAYRARLSGLSANAIYRYYNQVVISTDAATANGAGNCIFASKTGSFVRTTNPGLKTAGTYDSLTTDGTGAYEGWFIIEPTGSGKFVPGKYIFMRIILNDGAAGSTAVTRITTTDSVRVVKLDPAVSDSTGTCLRGTSSASPKDFIFTYDNTTGTGRPISGSFVESDGTDNTTAKSYASFYGSNVNGVNGAFGVVLPNALANGVRRIEQRSLLTGSIIAAATDADGIWPSGVNTVNPAGGTTEIVLAPTDVQLTTDVQHMSSKPEDFALFQNYPNPFNPSTMIKYQLPQMSNVTLLVYDILGREVTTLVHETKKAGYYSVEFNAASLPSGIYFYKLTAGKSAQTKQMILVR
- a CDS encoding carbohydrate-binding protein, yielding MIRFYIFSFVLWIPSLFAQQAPYGGTPHSIPGIIEAEEYDLGGEGIAYHDLDTANQGGQFRLSEGVDVETCSAGGYSVGWMSTGEWIEYTVSVTKAGNYTLRIQLASALTGGTGHISFNDKDVTGIQTVPNTGGWQQWVLVEIPHIQLDSGLQVMKLTVDNAGYNISYFQFKEEIDYGELPDMPHYSAEHGFFTSPFDLTISSDSIGSVIRYTLNGSDPREDTGAIEIASPATIRIDPALTQNRTSTPAVVVRAYATINGVPVTNVGSQTYIFIDQVRNQANPGGAWPQTSFGTTPVDYEMDPDIVNSGAYNYLIDDALLQIPTICINTDIGNLFDASTGIYNHPTGRGIEWERPASVELIDPHKKEPGFQISCGLRLRGGYSRIGAQPKHAFRFFFRKEYGKGNLEYPLFGDEGVSKFDCVDLRTAQNYSWSYQGSHIAIFTRDLFSRDCQRDMGQPYTRSRQYHLYLNGMYWGLYQTQERSEASYAESYFGGDKSGYDVVKVDMNNGYSIEATDGTLDIYNQLWSASSSGFVSNEAYFKVQGRNMDGSVNINYPVLANIDNLIDYLLIIYYTGNFDAPLSAFMGNQRPNNFYGIYDRLGRNGFLFFIHDAEHTLMDQRYSENSDYGLDRTGPYFGTSIDQTYFNPQFLHEKLSKNIEYQVLFSDHIYRHFFNHGALTPLASQQRMAARSSEIDTAVIAESARWGDTKVHPARTKDDDWVPAVSWLMNSYFPTRTGVVLQQLKNDILYPSIDPPVFMSGTLEIQDNILALHAGGKVRLVNNNSSQVGSIFYTLDGTDPRAIGGSPSPSATDAGDEIELSINFNMVIKARVKNGTTWSALHEILLNTGEALSGVRITEIHYNPLAEGDISSTEFEFIELKNIGSTSLSLAGAHFVQGIEYTFPNGPVLLPNNFIVLASNAGMFQKRYGFAPTGEYNQQLDNSGERLTLVDVAGDTLFTVRYNDKAPWPDAADGSGYSIVAKNINGFGNPDSADYWRASLYIHGSPGRDDIVTGIEDASSRPPGKFQLNQNFPNPFNPTTTIGYQLMANSSVRITVCDLLGREVAVLVNQEQSAGSHSIEWDATKYSSGVYFYRLQAHEKSGGQIGSFIDTKKLVIVK